The genomic DNA GTGGCTTTGACCTTGGTGCCGACGATTACCTCGTCAAGCCGTTCCAGTTTCCCGAATTGCTGGCTCGGATGCGCGCTCTTTTGAAGCGCGGCGGGCAGGCGCTGCGCTCGGACTCGCTTCGGGTGGCAGATCTGGAACTGGATCCCGTCAGACACCAGGCCGTGCGAGCGGACCGGAGCATTGGTCTTACCGCCCGCGAGTTCGCACTTCTTCAGCTCTTCATGCGCCGGAACGGAGAGGTCCTTTCCCGAACGGAAATTGCGTCCCTCGTCTGGGACATCAACTTCGATTCAGACACCAATGTGGTCGATGTTGCAGTCGCCCGACTGAGGGCGAAAGTCGACGAACCGTTCGGGGAAAAGCTCATCCATACCGTGCGTGGCGTGGGCTATGTCCTGGAGCGACGTGCCGGTGCGACGAGCTGAAGTCTTCGGCGGTCCTATGCAAGGTATTGCCCCGACA from Betaproteobacteria bacterium includes the following:
- a CDS encoding response regulator, with translation MKVLLIEDEVRAADYVRKGLSENGYVVDVAHDGTTGLHKAVEGDHDMVILDAMLPGLDGFAVLSALRSAKDVPVLMLTACGRTHDKVRGFDLGADDYLVKPFQFPELLARMRALLKRGGQALRSDSLRVADLELDPVRHQAVRADRSIGLTAREFALLQLFMRRNGEVLSRTEIASLVWDINFDSDTNVVDVAVARLRAKVDEPFGEKLIHTVRGVGYVLERRAGATS